One window from the genome of Rhinolophus ferrumequinum isolate MPI-CBG mRhiFer1 chromosome 10, mRhiFer1_v1.p, whole genome shotgun sequence encodes:
- the KRT3 gene encoding keratin, type II cytoskeletal 3 yields MKGQVCKTSGGGSQGFSGRSALVSGSSRMSCVARSGGASGGACGLRGGAGGFGSRSLYSLGGHKSISTSVAGGFGGGRSSCGSGFGGSYGGGFGGGRGMGGGFGGVGGFGGVGGFGGAGGFGGLGGFGGPGGFGGPGGFGPGGFPGGIQEVTVNQSLLQPLNVEIDPQIGQVKAQEKEQIKTLNNKFASFIDKVRFLEQQNKVLETKWNLLQQQGTNSTTGTNNLEPLFENYISSQRSYLDTILGERGRLDSELRNMQDLVEDFKNKYEDEINKRTAAENEFVTLKKDVDAAYTNKVELQAKVDALTDEINFLTTLYDMELSQMQSHVSDTSVVLSMDNNRSLDLDSIIAEVKAQYEDIAHQSKAEVEALYQTKLGQLQTTAGKHGDDLKSTKSEIMELNRMIQRLRAEIENVKKQNANLQAAIAEAEQRGEMALKDANAKLQELQAALQKAKDDMARLLRDYQELMNVKLALDVEIATYRKLLEGEECRMSGECKNAVSISVVSSRNTTSASAGGYGGSFSGGFGPAGGSGFSGGSGLGFGGGSGFGSGSGSGACGAISGGGFSSGSSLGGSVKFSQSSQRCSR; encoded by the exons ATGAAGGGACAAGTCTGCAAGACATCAGGTGGCGGGAGCCAGGGCTTCTCCGGCCGCTCCGCTCTGGTCTCTGGCAGCAGCAGGATGAGCTGTGTGGCCCGCTCTGGGGGAGCCAGCGGAGGGGCCTGTGGGCTCCGGGGTGGAGCAGGTGGCTTTGGCAGTCGCAGCCTGTACAGCCTGGGGGGCCACAAGAGCATCTCCACCAGCGTGGCGGGTGGCTTTGGGGGAGGGCGTAGTAGCTGTGGCAGTGGCTTTGGGGGTAGCTATGGAGGTGGTTTTGGTGGTGGCAGAGGAATGGGAGGTGGCTTTGGAGGAGTTGGTGGCTTTGGAGGAGTTGGTGGCTTTGGAGGGGCTGGTGGCTTTGGGGGACTTGGTGGCTTTGGGGGGCCTGGTGGCTTTGGTGGGCCTGGTGGCTTTGGCCCTGGTGGCTTCCCTGGGGGAATCCAGGAAGTGACTGTCAACCAGAGCCTCCTGCAGCCCCTCAATGTGGAGATTGACCCTCAGATTGGGCAAGTCAAGGCCCAGGAGAAGGAGCAGATCAAGACCCTCAACAACAAGTTCGCCTCCTTCATCGACAAG GTGCGGTTCCTGGAACAACAGAACAAGGTCCTGGAGACCAAGTGGAACCTGCTCCAACAGCAGGGCACCAATTCCACCACAGGCACCAACAACCTTGAGCCCCTTTTTGAGAACTATATCAGCTCCCAGCGGAGCTACCTGGATACCATCCTGGGGGAGAGAGGTCGCCTGGACTCAGAGCTGAGGAACATGCAGGACCTGGTGGAGGACTTCAAGAACAA ATATGAGGATGAAATCAATAAGCGTACAGCTGCTGAGAATGAATTTGTGACCCTGAAGAAG GACGTGGATGCTGCCTACACGAATAAGGTAGAGCTGCAGGCCAAGGTGGATGCCTTAACAGACGAGATCAACTTCCTGACGACCCTCTATGATATG GAGCTGTCCCAGATGCAGAGCCACGTCAGTGACACATCCGTGGTCCTGTCCATGGACAACAACCGCTCCCTGGACCTGGACAGCATCATCGCCGAAGTCAAGGCCCAGTACGAGGACATCGCCCACCAGAGCAAGGCCGAGGTTGAGGCCCTGTACCAGACCAAG TTGGGACAGCTGCAGACCACAGCTGGCAAGCATGGAGATGATCTGAAGAGCACCAAGAGTGAGATCATGGAGCTCAACAGGATGATCCAGAGGCTGCGGGCTGAGATCGAGAACGTCAAGAAGCAG AATGCCAACCTTCAGGCGGCCATTGCTGAAGCTGAGCAGCGTGGGGAGATGGCCCTCAAAGACGCCAATGCCAAGCTCCAGGAGCTGCAGGCTGCCCTGCAGAAGGCCAAGGATGACATGGCCCGGCTGCTGCGTGACTATCAAGAGCTGATGAATGTCAAGCTGGCCCTGGACGTGGAGATTGCCACCTACAGGAAGCTGCTGGAGGGCGAGGAGTGCAG GATGTCTGGAGAGTGCAAGAATGCTGTCAGCATCT CGGTGGTCAGCAGCAGGAACACGACCTCGGCTTCGGCCGGTGGTTATGGAGGCAGTTTCAGTGGTGGCTTCGGCCCTGCAGGCGGCAGCGGATTCAGTGGTGGCAGCGGATTGGGATTTGGAGGCGGCAGCGGCtttggctctggctctggctccgGGGCTTGCGGTGCGATCAGTGGCGGAGGCTTCAGCTCAGGCAGCAGCCTGGGCGGCAGCGTCAAGTTCTCCCAGTCCTCCCAGCGCTGTTCCAGATAA